The Nocardioides pantholopis genome window below encodes:
- a CDS encoding FUSC family protein → MEEGPFDRAVTRGRTSVRFRLKRLASKRWQIGQAAVAAGLAWFIAADIFGHEIPFLASTAALLGLGTTYGQRLRRVAEITIGVAIGVFIADLFVLEFGSGGWQILVIVALSMSAAFLLDGGQLFVNQAAIQGIVVSALLPEPGQAFTRWTDAVIGGCVALAAATLVPAAPLRRPREQAAVVMRKIATLLRTAGQVMEDGEVEKALDLLADARATDHLIRELQDAADEGMSVVASSPFRHRHRRSVRRMADLVDPLDRALRSTRVLVRQTAVAAYHRRPVPSSYSRIALDLADAAELVANELAADRMAVAARPALMEIGAATGHVERASEMTAEGILLQLRSVVVDLLLLSGLSQAESSDALPPTPR, encoded by the coding sequence ATGGAAGAGGGGCCATTCGACCGCGCCGTCACCCGCGGCCGGACGTCGGTCCGATTCCGGCTCAAGCGGCTCGCGTCGAAACGCTGGCAGATCGGCCAGGCCGCGGTCGCCGCCGGCCTGGCGTGGTTCATCGCCGCCGACATCTTCGGCCACGAGATCCCGTTCCTCGCCTCCACCGCGGCCCTCCTGGGCCTCGGCACCACCTACGGCCAACGGCTGCGGCGGGTCGCGGAGATCACGATCGGCGTCGCGATCGGCGTCTTCATCGCCGACCTCTTCGTGCTGGAGTTCGGCTCCGGCGGGTGGCAGATCCTGGTGATCGTGGCGCTGTCGATGTCGGCCGCGTTCCTGCTCGACGGCGGCCAGCTCTTCGTCAACCAGGCGGCGATCCAGGGCATTGTGGTCAGCGCGCTGCTACCCGAGCCCGGGCAGGCCTTCACCCGCTGGACCGACGCGGTGATCGGCGGCTGCGTGGCGCTGGCCGCCGCGACGCTGGTGCCGGCCGCTCCGCTGCGCCGGCCCCGGGAGCAGGCGGCGGTGGTGATGCGCAAGATCGCCACGCTGCTGCGCACCGCCGGGCAGGTGATGGAGGACGGCGAGGTCGAGAAGGCGCTCGACCTGCTCGCCGACGCGCGCGCCACCGACCACCTGATCCGCGAGCTCCAGGACGCCGCCGACGAGGGCATGTCGGTGGTGGCGTCCTCCCCCTTCCGACATCGACACCGACGCAGCGTGCGACGGATGGCCGACCTCGTCGACCCGCTGGACAGAGCCCTGCGCAGCACCCGCGTCCTGGTCCGGCAGACGGCGGTCGCGGCCTACCACCGCCGGCCGGTGCCGTCGTCGTACTCCCGGATCGCCCTGGACCTGGCCGACGCCGCCGAGCTCGTGGCCAACGAGCTCGCGGCCGACCGGATGGCGGTTGCCGCCCGGCCCGCGCTGATGGAGATCGGAGCGGCCACCGGCCACGTCGAGCGGGCCTCGGAGATGACCGCCGAGGGCATCCTGCTGCAGCTGCGCTCGGTCGTGGTCGACCTGCTGCTGCTCTCCGGCCTGAGCCAGGCCGAGTCCTCCGACGCCCTGCCACCGACACCGCGATGA
- a CDS encoding DNA polymerase IV, which produces MTWVLHVDLDQFVAAVEVLRRPELAGLPVVVGGRGDPTERGVVSTASYEARAFGVGSGMPLRVAARKCPDAVFLPVDAAAYDAASVQVMETLRGLRWGDADPVVEVLGWDEAFVAVPGLGDRGPGDPQAYADRLRAEVLAATRLHCSVGIGDNKLRAKIATDLGKPRGTFTLTEQNWFEVMGDRPTDALWGIGRKTAAKLAALGLETVAQLAAADAGMLAAELGPTMGPWYHRLGRGVDTSPVDATAWVPRAHGRETTFQTDLEDRGRIEAEVRALTRRVLADIDAEGRPAARVALKVRFRPFTTLTRSRTLPAATNDAAVLEETAVELLDRFEAMAAERPVRLLGVRLEMVPPEGGY; this is translated from the coding sequence ATGACCTGGGTCCTGCACGTCGACCTCGACCAGTTCGTCGCGGCGGTCGAGGTGCTCCGGCGCCCCGAGCTCGCCGGCCTGCCGGTGGTCGTCGGCGGTCGCGGGGACCCCACGGAGCGCGGTGTCGTCTCGACGGCCTCCTACGAGGCGCGGGCCTTCGGGGTCGGGTCCGGGATGCCGCTGCGGGTCGCGGCGCGCAAGTGCCCCGACGCGGTCTTCCTGCCCGTGGACGCCGCCGCGTACGACGCCGCCTCGGTGCAGGTGATGGAGACCCTGCGCGGTCTGCGCTGGGGTGACGCGGACCCGGTCGTGGAGGTGCTCGGCTGGGACGAGGCGTTCGTCGCCGTCCCGGGGCTCGGCGACCGGGGCCCGGGCGACCCGCAGGCGTACGCCGACCGGCTGCGCGCGGAGGTGCTGGCCGCCACCCGGCTGCACTGCTCGGTCGGCATCGGCGACAACAAGCTGCGCGCCAAGATCGCCACGGACCTCGGCAAGCCCCGGGGGACCTTCACGCTGACCGAGCAGAATTGGTTCGAGGTGATGGGGGACCGGCCCACCGACGCGCTGTGGGGGATCGGCCGCAAGACCGCGGCGAAGCTCGCCGCGCTGGGGTTGGAGACCGTCGCCCAGCTGGCCGCAGCCGACGCCGGGATGCTCGCCGCTGAGCTCGGCCCGACGATGGGGCCGTGGTACCACCGCCTCGGCCGCGGGGTCGACACCTCGCCGGTCGACGCCACCGCCTGGGTGCCGCGGGCGCACGGGCGCGAGACCACCTTCCAGACCGACCTCGAGGACCGGGGCCGGATCGAGGCCGAGGTGCGGGCCCTGACCCGCCGGGTGCTGGCCGACATCGACGCCGAGGGCCGGCCGGCGGCCCGGGTCGCGCTCAAGGTCCGCTTCCGGCCGTTCACGACTCTCACCCGTAGCCGCACCCTGCCGGCTGCGACCAACGACGCGGCGGTCCTCGAGGAGACCGCGGTCGAGCTGCTGGACCGGTTCGAGGCGATGGCCGCCGAGCGCCCGGTGCGCCTGCTCGGCGTACGCCTGGAGATGGTGCCGCCCGAGGGCGGCTACTGA
- a CDS encoding glutamate--cysteine ligase codes for MRIDFRGSPEPTLGVEWELALVDRRTRDLRNDASHLFARARPRLPDQDRLHQELLRNTVEIVTAVCHTVGEAMADLRQTLAAVVPAADELDIDLYGAGTHPFASWTGQQLTEGHRYRELIDRTQWWGRQMLIWGVHVHVGLPEKDRVLPVLSALLNYYPHLQALSASSPIWAGVDTGYASNRALMFQQLPTAGLPFQFRHWSEFEAFAQDQLTTGVIDDLSEIRWDLRPATHLGTLENRICDGVSSLADLEALVALMHCLVVDLDTRLAAGEELPTMPPWHVQENKWRAARYGLDAIVILDAESNERLITEDLADLLVRLEPVAERLGCSAELDAVRAIPARGASYQRQRAIAAESGGDLVAVVDSVVRELRAGLDG; via the coding sequence GTGCGCATCGACTTTCGGGGGTCCCCCGAGCCCACGCTCGGTGTCGAGTGGGAGCTGGCGCTGGTGGACCGGCGTACCCGTGATCTGCGCAACGACGCCTCGCACCTGTTCGCCCGGGCTCGGCCCCGGCTGCCAGACCAGGACCGGCTGCACCAGGAGCTGCTGCGCAACACCGTCGAGATCGTCACCGCCGTGTGCCACACGGTCGGGGAGGCGATGGCCGACCTGCGCCAGACCCTCGCGGCGGTGGTCCCGGCCGCCGACGAGCTCGACATCGACCTGTACGGCGCCGGCACCCACCCGTTCGCGTCCTGGACCGGGCAGCAGCTCACCGAGGGCCACCGCTACCGGGAGCTGATCGACCGCACCCAGTGGTGGGGCCGGCAGATGCTGATCTGGGGCGTCCACGTCCACGTCGGGCTGCCCGAGAAGGACCGGGTGCTGCCGGTCCTCTCGGCGCTCCTCAACTACTACCCGCACCTGCAGGCGCTCTCCGCGTCCTCGCCGATCTGGGCGGGTGTGGACACCGGCTACGCCTCGAACCGCGCCCTGATGTTCCAGCAGCTGCCGACCGCGGGCCTGCCCTTCCAGTTCCGGCACTGGTCGGAGTTCGAGGCCTTCGCCCAGGACCAGCTCACCACCGGGGTGATCGACGACCTCTCCGAGATCCGGTGGGACCTGCGCCCGGCCACCCACCTGGGCACCCTGGAGAACAGGATCTGCGACGGCGTCTCCAGCCTCGCCGACCTCGAGGCGCTGGTCGCGCTCATGCACTGCCTGGTCGTCGACCTCGACACCCGCCTGGCGGCGGGCGAGGAACTGCCGACGATGCCGCCGTGGCACGTGCAGGAGAACAAGTGGCGCGCGGCGCGCTACGGGCTGGACGCGATCGTGATCCTCGACGCCGAGTCCAACGAGCGGCTGATCACCGAGGACCTCGCCGATCTGCTGGTGCGGCTGGAGCCGGTGGCGGAGCGCCTGGGGTGCTCGGCCGAGCTGGACGCCGTCCGCGCGATCCCGGCCCGGGGCGCGTCCTACCAGCGCCAGCGGGCGATCGCGGCGGAGTCGGGCGGCGACCTGGTCGCCGTCGTGGACTCGGTGGTCCGCGAGCTGCGGGCCGGCCTGGACGGCTGA
- a CDS encoding threonine/serine exporter family protein: protein MLDTREVNLTLDFCLRVGELLLSSGAGAADVAATMQLVSRHLGLRNADIDVTFTSLSMSHQPTPRTRRSWPPGWSSSAPSTTST, encoded by the coding sequence ATGCTGGACACGCGCGAGGTGAACCTGACCCTGGACTTCTGCCTGCGGGTCGGCGAGCTGCTGCTGTCCTCGGGGGCCGGAGCCGCGGACGTGGCAGCCACGATGCAGCTGGTCTCGCGCCACCTCGGACTGCGCAACGCCGACATCGACGTCACGTTCACGTCGCTGTCGATGAGTCACCAGCCCACCCCGAGGACCCGGCGATCCTGGCCACCCGGCTGGTCAAGCAGCGCACCATCGACTACGAGCACCTGA
- a CDS encoding threonine/serine exporter family protein codes for MTRVDHLVRAVVLDEVDLKEARTELARITSSGHIRPRWAVTLGWGAMCAGVALQLGGDLLVVGLAFVAAVLIDRLQQRLSRQRLPVFYQQVAGGGLATLIALLAALTPLDVNVSLVVTANIVMLLAGIGFMGALQDALSGFYITGTARLTEAILATAGIIGGVSGGLAVADVLSVRIPPLDPGRGDLQSFGMLMVGAAVCAAAFAYSSYAPGRIIAPVAVVAAAAIAISQSIALPGIGRTWSVAMAALFVGLVAFSVAGRMRVPPLIVVVSAVVPMLPGLSIYRGLTLLAEGGPGDTSAGLLAMVTAASVAIALAAGVILGEYVAQPLKREARRVESRLAGPRLVGPLRTRTRSRRRRERH; via the coding sequence CTGACCCGCGTGGACCACCTGGTCCGCGCCGTCGTACTGGACGAGGTGGACCTCAAGGAGGCCCGCACCGAGCTGGCGCGGATCACCTCCTCGGGCCACATCCGGCCGCGGTGGGCGGTCACCCTCGGCTGGGGCGCGATGTGCGCCGGCGTCGCCCTGCAGCTCGGTGGCGACCTGCTGGTCGTGGGCCTGGCCTTCGTCGCGGCGGTCCTCATCGACCGTCTCCAGCAGCGGCTCTCGCGGCAGCGCCTCCCGGTCTTCTACCAGCAGGTCGCCGGCGGCGGTCTCGCCACGCTGATCGCGCTCCTCGCCGCGCTGACCCCGCTCGACGTGAACGTGTCGCTGGTCGTGACCGCCAACATCGTCATGCTGCTGGCCGGCATCGGCTTCATGGGCGCGCTCCAGGACGCGCTCAGCGGCTTCTACATCACCGGCACCGCCCGGCTCACCGAGGCGATCCTGGCCACCGCCGGGATCATCGGCGGGGTCAGCGGCGGCCTCGCGGTCGCCGATGTGCTCTCGGTGCGGATCCCGCCCTTGGACCCCGGGCGCGGCGACCTGCAGAGCTTCGGCATGCTGATGGTGGGCGCCGCGGTGTGCGCCGCGGCCTTCGCCTACTCCTCCTACGCCCCGGGACGCATCATCGCCCCGGTCGCGGTGGTGGCGGCCGCGGCCATCGCGATCTCCCAGTCGATCGCGCTGCCGGGGATCGGGCGCACCTGGTCGGTGGCGATGGCTGCCCTGTTCGTGGGTCTGGTCGCGTTCTCGGTCGCGGGCCGGATGCGGGTGCCGCCGCTGATCGTGGTGGTCTCGGCCGTCGTGCCGATGCTGCCGGGGCTCTCGATCTACCGGGGCCTGACCCTGCTCGCCGAGGGCGGTCCCGGCGACACCTCCGCAGGCCTGCTCGCCATGGTCACGGCCGCCTCGGTCGCGATCGCGCTCGCGGCGGGCGTGATCCTCGGTGAGTACGTCGCCCAGCCGCTGAAGCGGGAGGCCCGACGCGTCGAGTCGCGACTGGCCGGCCCGCGGCTGGTGGGTCCGCTGCGCACCCGCACCCGCAGCCGGCGCCGCCGTGAGCGCCACTGA
- a CDS encoding DUF402 domain-containing protein: MPVPGERVRVVMTKWGDRPHWEFDGVLLGRDEHGEWLGFPAGTPQSRPGLDLVSEVDSVTLVPATGACLPTFHAPGIWCLVYVDIATPAVWDGPVLRSVDLDLDVIRDADGRVWVDDEDEFAEHRDTLGYPAEVVSMAQQACAAVHRAVAAAEAPYDGTAQAWLDRLRDRRPA; the protein is encoded by the coding sequence GTGCCCGTCCCGGGCGAGCGCGTGCGGGTGGTGATGACCAAGTGGGGCGACCGGCCGCACTGGGAGTTCGACGGCGTCCTGCTGGGCCGCGACGAGCACGGCGAGTGGCTCGGGTTCCCTGCCGGCACCCCGCAGTCCCGGCCCGGGCTCGACCTGGTCTCGGAGGTGGACTCGGTGACGCTGGTGCCCGCGACGGGCGCGTGCCTGCCCACCTTCCACGCCCCGGGCATCTGGTGCCTGGTCTACGTCGACATCGCCACCCCGGCGGTGTGGGACGGCCCGGTCCTGCGCTCGGTCGACCTGGACCTCGACGTGATCCGCGACGCCGACGGGCGGGTCTGGGTCGACGACGAGGACGAGTTCGCCGAGCACCGGGACACCCTGGGCTACCCCGCCGAGGTGGTGTCGATGGCGCAGCAGGCCTGCGCCGCCGTCCACCGGGCCGTCGCGGCCGCCGAGGCGCCGTACGACGGAACCGCGCAGGCCTGGCTGGACCGGCTCCGCGACCGCCGCCCCGCCTGA
- a CDS encoding SDR family NAD(P)-dependent oxidoreductase: protein MKTLDAKVVVITGAGSGIGRALAVACAGRGSLLAISDVDEAGLAETVELVKAAGAREVRSDRLDVADRAAFAAYAEAVVGQFGRVNVMVNNAGVALAGDFVDLDYDDIDWIIGINLTGMLHGSKEFLPHLIASGDGHLVNLSSLFGLVPMPGQSIYNATKFGVRGMTEAIRMEMLSAGHRVGVTAVHPGGIRTAIARNARVSSREDKDKTASFFDAKLAKTTPEQAAEVIVKGILTDKARVLIGADAHALHQLGRLLGSRFQDVAARVSRRVMPPKTTVV, encoded by the coding sequence ATGAAGACGCTCGACGCCAAGGTGGTCGTGATCACCGGTGCCGGCTCCGGGATCGGCCGCGCGCTGGCGGTGGCCTGCGCGGGCCGCGGGTCGCTGCTGGCGATCTCCGACGTCGACGAGGCGGGACTCGCCGAGACCGTCGAGCTGGTCAAGGCCGCCGGGGCCCGCGAGGTCCGCAGCGACCGGCTCGACGTGGCCGACCGGGCCGCGTTCGCGGCGTACGCCGAGGCAGTCGTGGGCCAGTTCGGCCGGGTCAACGTGATGGTCAACAACGCCGGCGTGGCCCTGGCCGGCGACTTCGTCGACCTCGACTACGACGACATCGACTGGATCATCGGGATCAACCTGACCGGGATGCTGCACGGCAGCAAGGAGTTCCTCCCGCACCTCATCGCCTCCGGGGACGGGCACCTGGTCAATCTCTCCTCGCTCTTCGGGCTGGTCCCGATGCCGGGTCAGAGCATCTACAACGCCACGAAGTTCGGGGTCCGCGGGATGACCGAGGCGATCCGCATGGAGATGCTGTCCGCCGGCCACCGCGTCGGCGTCACTGCGGTGCACCCCGGCGGCATCCGGACCGCGATCGCCCGCAACGCCCGGGTCTCCTCCCGGGAGGACAAGGACAAGACCGCCTCCTTCTTCGACGCGAAGCTGGCCAAGACCACCCCGGAGCAGGCGGCCGAGGTCATCGTGAAGGGGATCCTCACCGACAAGGCCCGGGTCCTGATCGGCGCGGACGCGCACGCGCTGCACCAGCTCGGCCGGCTCCTCGGCTCCCGGTTCCAGGACGTCGCCGCGCGGGTCTCCCGCAGGGTGATGCCGCCGAAGACCACTGTCGTGTAG
- a CDS encoding flavin-containing monooxygenase, producing MSDRSLPETVEHLVVGAGFAGLCTAVKLDEDGERDFLVVEKGADVGGTWRDNTYPGAACDVPSQLYSFSFAPNPDWTRSYSFQPEIQAYIQRVARESGTLDRFVFDTTVEDACWDEGQQRWVVTTSAGTVRARNLVVGSGGLSAPKLPDIPGIEDFGGEVFHSARWRHDVDLTGKRVAVIGTGASAIQIVPEIQKVAGHLDVYQRTPPWVIPRSDRPYTRLERLGLRHLPALRRLYRTGVYWARETYVPAFTVAPRIAWPARRLAEANIARGIKDPGLRDKVTPDYELGCKRVLISNAYYPALAAENVELVTDRIAAVTPTGIVTADGTERPVDVLVVATGFHTTDLPIAAQVTGREGRSLAEVWAERGMTAYKGTTVPGFPNLFLIVGPNTGLGHSSMVFVIESQVRYIREAIRTMREHRYAAVEPHQDATDAWNQRLQRRMARTVWSTGGCSSWYLDEHGRNTTLWPRSTFNLRAVLAEFDVAAYDVRAPRPAPTSGSTSGSTSGSTADEFLEEMPA from the coding sequence ATGAGTGATCGTTCCCTGCCGGAGACCGTCGAGCACCTCGTTGTCGGCGCGGGCTTCGCCGGCCTGTGCACCGCCGTCAAGCTCGACGAGGACGGCGAGCGCGACTTCCTCGTCGTCGAGAAGGGCGCCGACGTCGGCGGCACCTGGCGCGACAACACCTACCCCGGCGCCGCCTGCGACGTGCCCAGCCAGCTGTACTCGTTCTCGTTCGCCCCCAACCCGGACTGGACCCGCTCCTACTCCTTCCAGCCCGAGATCCAGGCCTACATCCAGCGGGTCGCCCGCGAGTCCGGGACCCTGGACCGGTTCGTCTTCGACACCACCGTCGAGGACGCCTGCTGGGACGAAGGGCAGCAGCGCTGGGTGGTCACCACCTCGGCCGGCACCGTCCGGGCCCGCAACCTCGTCGTCGGCTCCGGCGGCCTGTCCGCACCGAAGCTGCCCGACATCCCCGGCATCGAGGACTTCGGCGGCGAGGTGTTCCACTCCGCCCGGTGGCGCCACGACGTCGACCTCACCGGCAAGCGGGTCGCGGTCATCGGCACCGGCGCCTCCGCGATCCAGATCGTCCCCGAGATCCAGAAGGTCGCCGGCCACCTCGACGTCTACCAGCGCACGCCCCCGTGGGTCATCCCGCGCAGCGACCGCCCCTACACCCGGCTCGAGCGCCTCGGGCTGCGCCACCTGCCGGCCCTGCGCCGGCTCTACCGCACGGGGGTGTACTGGGCCCGCGAGACCTACGTCCCGGCGTTCACCGTCGCGCCCCGGATCGCCTGGCCGGCCCGCCGGCTGGCCGAGGCCAACATCGCCCGGGGCATCAAGGACCCCGGGCTGCGCGACAAGGTCACCCCCGACTACGAGCTCGGCTGCAAGCGGGTGCTGATCTCCAACGCCTACTACCCGGCCCTCGCCGCGGAGAACGTCGAGCTCGTGACCGACCGGATCGCCGCTGTCACCCCCACCGGGATCGTCACCGCCGACGGCACCGAGCGGCCGGTCGACGTCCTCGTCGTGGCCACCGGCTTCCACACCACCGACCTGCCGATCGCCGCGCAGGTCACCGGCCGCGAGGGCCGGTCCCTGGCCGAGGTGTGGGCCGAGCGCGGGATGACTGCATACAAGGGCACCACGGTGCCCGGCTTCCCCAACCTCTTCCTCATCGTCGGGCCCAACACCGGGCTCGGGCACTCCAGCATGGTCTTCGTCATCGAGTCCCAGGTGCGCTACATCCGGGAGGCGATCCGCACCATGCGCGAGCACCGGTACGCCGCGGTCGAGCCGCACCAGGACGCCACCGACGCCTGGAACCAGCGCCTGCAGCGCCGGATGGCCCGCACCGTGTGGAGCACCGGCGGCTGCTCGAGCTGGTACCTCGACGAGCACGGCCGCAACACCACGCTGTGGCCGCGCTCGACCTTCAACCTGCGCGCGGTCCTGGCCGAGTTCGACGTCGCGGCGTACGACGTCCGCGCGCCGCGGCCGGCCCCCACATCCGGCTCCACTTCCGGCTCCACTTCCGGCTCCACTGCCGACGAGTTCCTCGAGGAGATGCCCGCATGA
- a CDS encoding TetR/AcrR family transcriptional regulator produces MTSTRTRLTPEQRRGQLLDLGVRLLATRPLDELSIDVLAEEAGISRGLLYHYFGNKHAFHEAVVRHAADDLIAQTAPPASGPPLERLLTSVTAYVDYVIANREGYLSLVRAAAGGNDRLREIYEEARAVLTDRVFREDPEGHILLDTPAARLLVRGWSALTEELVLTWADDPAGVTREELLDLIAGSLPAVAALAR; encoded by the coding sequence GTGACCAGCACCCGGACCCGCCTGACCCCGGAGCAGCGGCGCGGCCAGCTCCTCGACCTCGGGGTGCGGCTGCTCGCGACCCGGCCGCTCGACGAGCTGAGCATCGACGTCCTGGCCGAGGAGGCCGGGATCTCCCGGGGGCTGCTCTACCACTACTTCGGCAACAAGCACGCCTTCCACGAGGCAGTCGTCCGGCACGCCGCCGACGACCTCATCGCCCAGACCGCGCCCCCGGCCAGCGGCCCGCCGCTGGAGCGGCTGCTGACCTCGGTCACGGCGTACGTCGACTACGTGATCGCGAACCGCGAGGGCTACCTCTCCCTGGTCCGCGCGGCCGCCGGCGGCAACGACCGGCTGCGGGAGATCTACGAGGAGGCGCGCGCGGTCCTCACCGACCGGGTCTTCCGCGAGGACCCCGAGGGCCACATCCTGCTCGACACCCCCGCCGCCCGGCTGCTGGTCCGCGGCTGGTCGGCGCTGACCGAGGAGCTGGTCCTCACCTGGGCCGACGACCCCGCCGGCGTCACCCGCGAGGAGCTGCTCGACCTGATCGCCGGCTCGCTGCCGGCCGTGGCGGCCCTGGCGCGGTGA
- the rocD gene encoding ornithine--oxo-acid transaminase, with amino-acid sequence MRAPGVDILSTAGSIESVSSAGPVGSASSAGEFRRAEARTAHNYHPLPVVVEHAEGAWMTDLEGRRFLDLLAGYSALNFGHGHPALLQVAHEQLDRLTLTSRAFVHDRFAAFCAALGDLCGKDLVLPMNTGAEAVETAIKVARKWGYEVKGVAPGAAEIIVMSGNFHGRTTTIVGFSDDPDAHGGFGPFTPGFVMVPYGDLAALEAAVTENTVGVLVEPIQGEGGVVIPPDGYLRGVREVCTRESVLLLADEIQSGLGRTGRTFACDHEDVVPDVYILGKALGGGIVPVSAVVADRDVLGVLRPGQHGSTFGGNPLACAVGHAVVGLLATGEHQARAAELGVLMRRRLEALVGHGVLAIRTRGLWAGVDVDPAIGTGRAVCEALMTRGVLAKDTHGSTIRLAPPLVVAAEDLDWGLDQLAAVVNR; translated from the coding sequence ATGAGGGCACCCGGGGTCGACATCCTGAGCACGGCCGGCTCGATCGAGTCGGTGAGCTCGGCGGGGCCGGTGGGGTCGGCGAGCTCGGCCGGCGAGTTCCGCCGAGCCGAGGCGCGCACCGCGCACAACTACCACCCGCTGCCGGTGGTGGTCGAGCATGCCGAGGGCGCCTGGATGACCGACCTCGAGGGCCGCCGCTTCCTCGACCTGCTCGCGGGCTACTCCGCCCTCAACTTCGGCCACGGACACCCAGCGCTGCTGCAGGTGGCGCACGAGCAGCTGGACCGGCTGACGCTGACCAGCCGCGCCTTCGTGCACGACCGGTTCGCCGCGTTCTGCGCCGCCCTGGGCGACCTGTGCGGGAAGGACCTCGTGCTCCCGATGAACACGGGCGCCGAGGCGGTCGAGACCGCGATCAAGGTCGCCCGCAAGTGGGGCTACGAGGTCAAGGGCGTCGCGCCCGGTGCCGCCGAGATCATCGTAATGTCGGGCAACTTCCACGGCCGCACGACCACGATCGTCGGGTTCTCCGACGACCCGGACGCCCACGGGGGCTTCGGCCCGTTCACCCCCGGCTTCGTGATGGTGCCGTACGGCGACCTGGCCGCCCTCGAGGCCGCCGTCACCGAGAACACCGTGGGGGTCCTGGTCGAGCCGATCCAGGGCGAGGGCGGCGTCGTCATCCCGCCGGACGGCTACCTGCGCGGCGTTCGCGAGGTGTGCACCCGCGAGTCGGTCCTGCTCCTCGCCGACGAGATCCAGTCCGGCCTCGGCCGCACCGGGCGCACCTTCGCCTGCGACCACGAGGACGTGGTCCCGGACGTCTACATCCTGGGCAAGGCGCTCGGCGGCGGCATCGTGCCGGTCTCCGCGGTCGTGGCCGACCGCGACGTCCTGGGCGTGCTGCGCCCCGGGCAGCACGGGTCGACGTTCGGGGGCAACCCGCTGGCGTGCGCGGTCGGGCACGCGGTCGTGGGGCTGCTCGCCACCGGCGAGCACCAGGCCCGCGCCGCCGAGCTGGGCGTGCTCATGCGCCGGCGGCTCGAGGCGCTGGTCGGGCACGGCGTGCTCGCCATCCGCACCCGCGGGCTGTGGGCCGGCGTCGACGTCGACCCGGCGATCGGCACCGGCCGGGCGGTCTGCGAGGCACTGATGACCCGGGGCGTGCTGGCCAAGGACACCCACGGCTCCACGATCCGGCTGGCGCCTCCGCTGGTGGTCGCGGCCGAGGACCTCGACTGGGGCCTGGACCAGCTGGCGGCGGTCGTCAACCGCTGA